ggcacgttgctgggtCACGTTCAACTTGTCCACCAGCACTCCcaagggccttttctgcaaagctgctttctagctggtTGGtgcccagcatatactggtgcctggggttactCCTTTTATTCTTTAATCTCTTTAAGTCCACACTCATGTTtgtggcagaaataaaaataactgtccACCTCCTAGATCTGATGTTCCAGTTCTGTCTAACCCAGATATAATGAACTATTTCTaagaaaatttactttttaaactgtaatCTGAGGAAGCAGCTTCTCTAAAATTCACAAATGAAAAGCTATAATACCAAGAAAAAGCATGGCAAAATGTGTTAAAtagtttggtggtggtttttttgcttttgaataaaCTATATTCTCTGATTCAGCCTGGCCTAAAGAAGATCACACATCTGAAACTTTCTGGTGTTGCCAGTGGTCTCACAAGAAAGACTACTTCATCTTCTTCATCATCAGTTTCCAGCTTGAACTCAAGTCTGAATTCAAGTTTACCCATTTCTCCCATAGGAAAAAATGGTAATCACTCTTACTACAGATTTGTGCCACAAATCAATTTTGAAGTAGCTAAGCATGTCTTGAACTATGGGTTTAGATATATTTTAATGGTGTCCAGTACATACAAGCAGTAAGAAATGTTTTGAATGGAGAATAAAATTTTGTAGGCTAGCCCAATAAATCCCTGTGGACTAAAGATAAATCTTAGACTTCCATCATTTGTAAAAACTAGATTCATGTAAGCCTGATGCCTACATGCGAGGGTCTGACACAGCTAGAAAGTAAGCAATGCCGCAGGAAACCTGTTCTTTTTGTACATGATCGTCTCTATTATTGCCAAGTACATGAGCTTCTGAATGCTGTAGGCTTGTCtaacttgaattaaaaaaaaaaccaaaacaaaacaccaaaacaactGAAATACGGAAGGAAGGTGGAAGGCCTAGCACCAAGTTTCTGTAAGCATCATAAAAGGATGAGCTTTACtcaagcagatggaaaaaaaactcTGGGGAGATAACTGAATACAACCAAGAGGCTTATACTATAATGAGGAGATCAATTTGACCCTTTCAGTAAGCCTCAAAGGATCAGGAAAATAGTCTCCTAAACATATGGACAGATGTAAGCACCACAGTTCTTGTAGATCTATCAAGATACCAAGTtactgcaaatttttattttgtactttgtttctgGATGGATAATAATATATCAGTAAAAGTTGAAGCTTGATTAATTCTTATTTTGTACTCTAGAAGTGTCTAGTCAAGATTCATCCTATTAATGAAAGTAACCTACAGACTAAAAGTAAGAACCatacagaaaactgagaaaagcaCTTGTGGGGTAGTTCAACCTGTAGTGTTAATCAGTGTAACTTGAACTATTACCTTCTTGAATGCCTGCTTAAGGGAACAGAGCCAACTATGCTGggagaaaatgttgaaaatgtaaCTTGAATCTGCAAGCTGTTTTGGCATTCCTTGAAGAATATTCTTTGACTTGATTGCAGTAATTCAGGAATTTGGTGAGGAGGCTTTCTAAAACAGACAAAATTGCTGGAGAATTCAGGGAGTAAGTTTTCAGTAGTTGTATGTGTTCTCCTTAAACTTGAGTTGTTTCAATGTAAGTTTAAATGCTGtaaattgctgtttttctttcctgtgtgagCATAATTATTCTGTTTAGTCAAAAATATAGCAGTAAGCGACAATTCAGAAGTATAACTTTCTATTTCAGGAAAATCAAGTATGTCTTCAAAAGCTAGTGTGAGCGGCTCTAAGCTTTCATCTAGTACAAACAAGCTGGCCCTTGTCAGACCTACCAGGGTGTCATCTCTGCAGGCTGCCAATACTGAGAAATCCAGGAACCGTGCAAGATCAGCTAGTGCTCCCAAAATATCTAGTGCTGTAAGCTCGGCTAGATCTTCAGCTTCTGCAACATCATCTGAGGCTGCAGGCAGTGGAATTCAGAGGCTGAGCTCTGTTCCCAGTCTGCAGAAGCTATGTCAGCAGAATAAAGATGGAAGTGCAACAAAAGGAAGCCTCTGTCCAAAGCCCAAGGCTAGAGTTTTGTCTGTTCCTACAAGTCAAACTAAGGTTCCAGTGGAGACTGGAGGTAAGCACATACTTTGCATGACCTGTCTTCTAGCTTGGCTATTGAAAGCAAACATTACCTTCAATGCTTGTTATTTGTTTCATTACACTTCTGTTCACCTCTTGGAAGGAATTAGTATTTTAACTGAAAGgtatctgttattaaaaaaaaaaaaatcaatgtggaTAGCAATTAACAAAACTTTTCTCTCTAGATACACCACCAAACAAACCAGCACCAAAAGCAACACCATCTCTTGGATTAACATTTTGTGGCACACTTGGAAGGTAGGGCTTCACTGATATTGGATGTACCGAGGCGTACTTCTTAGAATGCAATGTGGTTGGGTGTTGCAAGTCTTTAAAAGTTCTAACTTCGTTGTCTAGTCCCTTGAGATCCTCCAGGTTAGCTGTGTTAATACCTATtggaactgattaaaaaaaaaaaaaaacccaaacaacccaaaacttaaaccaaacaaccccccctCACTCTCTTCAGAAGAGGAGGGTTTTCTTTGCAATGCTAAATAGACTAGAGTCATTCATAAAAGAATGCTTATGAAGTAAATCCCTTACTATGCTGTGATTATCAACTTTATGATGATGACTGTTCCCTTACTGACCAAAGGGAAACTGATTTTCATTGTCTGGTAGAATAGCTTCAATAAAACTGTTTCTAGAAGCTTCTGGCTAATGCACGTTCCTTTTTTAGTGCCATGGCAGTCAGCACTCCTGTGAAAGCCCCGGAAGATGGGATCTTTCAGAATTCTTGTTTTCCTGAGAGGTCTGTGTCCATGACTCCTGCCAGTCTGAAACGGTCTTGCTTACCTACACCTGTTCGTCGTATCTCGGGATTTCCAACAGTGACTCCTAAAACTGCACCAAGAATGGCGTTTTCTCCACGTGCTGCATCTGTTTGCCGAAGTTCCAGCTTTTCTACCAAAAAGACTTTTACAGCTGGGTAAGATGGAAACCTCCATATATGAAATGAGTATTGTAGGCAAACTGCCTctaaatgaattttaatgatgACTTTCAGGTTTCAAGGACCTCTGCTAGATGTTAGAATAAAGCATTTGAGCATAAATGCTGTATAGGCCTAAAAGATTTATATTTTGTGACTAGTAAAATACTATAAGTCTTGCTGAGATGAGTCAATATCTAACATTAAAGATTTATAATCTCTAATAGGAAGTTATTTGTATTTCTTGAGCTAGTGGACAACTTAAGACTTGTTTCTGATGCTCTGACTGAAAACAGATTTGGCGTTGGTGTTATTTTGCTATTGCTTTCTGATGAAGGGAAATAGCTGGTTAAAATACATATTACTTAACTTTGTTTTATGCTGTTGCCAATGCTTCTGTAAAATTACACTTTGTTAAAGCATCAGTCAAAAAGCCAAGGAGTTAGTTGATGGAACTTTAGTTTCTGAGCAGGTTTAGCtctgtttcatttgaaataattgctTGCAGAATGGGTGAATCCTACACTGTTGTtaattatgtttgttttctgtgaaaataacattGCCTTCTTCATATTATCAGCCCAACATCATCTCACAAGTgccatatatatgtatgcaggCTTGCTTCATGGTTGGTGGAGATGAACAGTATTAAAGCAGGAATTATTCATGGCTAGAAAACTCTTCCTATATGTCATGTTACTTAGGCTAAATGTCCAAAATAGTCTTTTATCTCAAGGAAACAATTACTCTCTCTACAATGACTTTATCATACTAATCAGATTACAACCCCTGGTCCTCCAGCTGGTGTTAGTACTTCCTCTCAGCAGGGACTGAAGCGGGTTGCTCAGTGATATGCAGTATGAGTACTTCTCAGTTGTTTCTtcaaagtctaaaaaaaaaaaaaaaaacccaacccaaaatcCCATGTGTGAAGTTTAGGCTGCATGTATATGTCAATTTAAGATTAAATTCTTCATCATCCTGCAgtcattagctttttttttgcatgggtAGGCTATGGATTTATTGCAGCATGAAATATCTTGTATTTTGCAGGTAACTAGCATACTTTTGGATGAAAATATGGTAAGCCTTTTGGTCATTAAAACTTgggctaaaaaaggaaaaaatgaggttAGGGCATTGGCTTGTCTGTCTTTAATAGTTCATGCTGATTAAGTAACTCAATTATTGCCAATGCTCTTTTCCCTAGTTCTAAACAGACAAAAGGGAGTAAGACACAGATATCTTCTTCAGAAGATGATATATCTCCTCCACCTGTGCTACCTCTTGCACTTAACTTCTCACCagaaaaaactgctgcagaagtagtagaaaatgaattaaaagaggCTGAAGTACAAAAACAGCTGGCTGAAGAGAAACAAACTGAGGTAAGAAATGACAATATATTTTTCTACAGAACTACTAAGTAAactgcttgaaaataaattatttcaagaagAGGGATAAGTAGGAAAATCCCTTCAGTACACATGAAGTTAAAATGGATTCACTCTGAGCATGTGCACCCTCTAGTGCCTATTTTTAGCACTGAGCATCTGTTCAGTGTTTCCACTAAGTTTGTTCCCCTCTCAAAGCTGAATGGTCAAATAGTTGCAGATTTCATATCAAATTTCCACTTCTGGATAAGTGCTGTGAAATCCTTGTGGATTTGATTAGAAAAGCAGTGTCACAGGGCAGTTCCTACTGCAGCCATAAAgcccttctgaaaaaaattaaaaaaataaaaaactgcacTGCCGTAGTTAAATTCAATCACATAACAGCAGTGCAAATCTGCATACAATGAGTGAGGATTAAACCCCAAAGCCCATGTAGCAGTAAACTTAGTTAAGTGTCACGTACTTACTCCAGTGAACACTTTTCCCTTCTCCCAAGAATCTACTGGCTCCGTGTTGAAAGTTGGCACTCCACAGGCATTAAGGAGAAAGGACTGAACTGGTAGTTCTGAAATATTAACCTGTCAAAGTGGCTATTGATTTACAAATATTGAGGTGTAGAATAAGCTGTAGATTAATTACTTGATGTTATTGCATCAGTATTTTCCTTACTTGATAGCTTACTTGATGACACGAAGTATCTGTTACAGAATTGCTTAGCACATGTATAGAGTAGTTAAACTGGACAAAAGCATAACTAAAGTTTGGAGCTCTACAGAATAGTTTATATGGCTAAATAACATTGCACAGTAATTGTAGTCAAGCCATTTAAATATTAAGAGTTACtactcttctgttttaaatttggCTTAactctgctttgaaatgaaaaattgttttatgcCCCAAGGAGCTCTTTTGCTTTGTCTCACTGCAGTTTCCCTATTTGTGATGCTAGCCATCAGCAGAACAAGAGCTGAGGTTTTTACACTGTGTGCAAACAATCCTGCATGAAAAATACCCAACCTGTAAATTAAGCCTGTCCTGTGATTATTACATCTGTATAAGCTAAATTGACTGCCTAAATGTTTATGAAGCATGGACAACAGAGGAGAAAACcctgaactgttttttttttttaaggccttACTGGTAGATATTGGAGTAGACAAATCTCTCCCACACACTTTGGAATGTGAAAGTAGACCTCTGATTGACCTTTCCAATACTCCTGAAGTGAATAAGATTACTCCTCTAAAGCCTACATTCTCAGGGCAGGTAAAGGTAAGTTATATTCAAGTCTTCTGGTGCAAATACGCTAGCAGAAAAATGTCAACTGGCTGCATATACTTGTCTCTGCAGATCAGCTCCAcaatactgtaaaattatttaatattaactCAATATGTTCAATATGATACTACCTACTAAGGTGCTCTTAAGTAAAGAGAACATAATGCTTAAAATCAAACAATGTGCTCTAAACTAGAGCTCAGTGAGCAATCTGCAAataggaagaggaggaggatggagaaagAACTTAATGCTTAAAGTAGTTCTTAAAGAATGAAAGTGTTCTGAAGCAGGAAGTGAATGCTGTCTTCAGTAGAGTAGGCATGCTgactcttgttttcctttccttgcaaacTTTCAGttcttggcagcagcagctcatttTCAGCAAAAAAGCAAGGCTGCCTCTCCTGTTTAACTCCTCTCCTAATCCCCTCCTTAGTTGAATGATGTGCGTTGGAATCTACTCTAAATTTGACGAGCATTTCTGGGCAGCTGTTTTTTGTACACTAATGGCTTTCTACACTGAAGGTAGATGCCTTTAGATATTGTCAGATGAATGGTGGTAACTATGAGGATGTAGCCTTTGACACCATTAGATGTAGTTGGGATCAATTTAATATCAGGTCCTTCAAAGTATCTCAAAAGAGGATCACAGAAGTCTGACTTCGGGGGGTGTGTTCAGAGGAGTTCAGAAGTGCTCTGCCCTGCCTGGATGACTGACAGTGTCACTGGAATATGCATAGTAGGGAAACTTAGAAAAGC
The genomic region above belongs to Mycteria americana isolate JAX WOST 10 ecotype Jacksonville Zoo and Gardens chromosome 1, USCA_MyAme_1.0, whole genome shotgun sequence and contains:
- the GTSE1 gene encoding G2 and S phase-expressed protein 1, whose product is MEEGKEMAAHCSSHVIEEKLGVCMSNVSDFPLLTDEKFDFDLSLSPASGNEDEVFVGPLGHKEKCIAVNIEAKKNAEKKSVPASDDKLMWSPLTGEKFVEIFKEAHLLALQIETGSKNEQTKISQSQEQENKIIEKFVEDSKSKLKILRNQNIDKSPRAVKRETYCVRDSPACQLPPCFQKESDKLLSDDKTHALRINPNRSPVKICISPTKIASSPLTQEQKTKERSTKATGKLPTAKPSSTLGKSNLLTIEKSKPGKHISISTKRDLNSMGSSEDLISDKSSAASDVFESSFSGSSSAQDKKALPAPSKPGLKKITHLKLSGVASGLTRKTTSSSSSSVSSLNSSLNSSLPISPIGKNGKSSMSSKASVSGSKLSSSTNKLALVRPTRVSSLQAANTEKSRNRARSASAPKISSAVSSARSSASATSSEAAGSGIQRLSSVPSLQKLCQQNKDGSATKGSLCPKPKARVLSVPTSQTKVPVETGDTPPNKPAPKATPSLGLTFCGTLGSAMAVSTPVKAPEDGIFQNSCFPERSVSMTPASLKRSCLPTPVRRISGFPTVTPKTAPRMAFSPRAASVCRSSSFSTKKTFTAGSKQTKGSKTQISSSEDDISPPPVLPLALNFSPEKTAAEVVENELKEAEVQKQLAEEKQTEALLVDIGVDKSLPHTLECESRPLIDLSNTPEVNKITPLKPTFSGQVKLIDLSSPLITLSPDVNKENLDSPLLKF